The Glycine soja cultivar W05 chromosome 4, ASM419377v2, whole genome shotgun sequence genomic sequence TTGAACGGATGGATTTGGGTGTCAAAATCTCTTTCATCCTCATCATGATTTTTACCTAGAAAAGTCTCTCTCTAgaagaatattttcatttggccCTTAATGCTCTTCTTAGATGGATACAACTGGATGGTCCACAGCTTCAAAGAATCGAAAATGATACAGAGGAATGATTGTTTACATAGTAGAAAATTCAGTgggaaaatttaacaaaaagatATCATATAAGaagatataaaattgatttagtgATTGAAAATAATTCAGAGAGATGAGagaaattatgaatttaaatttcttttactcatatttctaacaaaactaataaattatatttattgataaaaacaaCAAAGGGATAAGAGCATAAAATACATCCAATCATTTCAGCCACTTAGGTTGTGCTTTAACTTGGTAAGTCTAACCTTGATTTCTTGTTGTTAGAATAAAGTATGAGATAAAACCCAcgtcaaataaaaatgaaaatgctgATAATCATATAAGTAAGAATAAGATTTATAAATCTTGAGCCAaagttttaagttaaaatataatattaaattcactTGAATCATTACTTattgatataaatttatatgatctttatctttttcaatttcCAATCTATCAGGTTAATTCTCAATTTAAATGGGTTTCTAGGGGaccacttgacacttctttcattcttcttggCCTTAAATTCCGACAAGAGAATTTCTACTAAAGCCCACTTTCGTTTAGGACAATTCTAAAGGGTGCAGCAAAGCAACCCTAAAATGCTTGCTAATTTGTGCTTGTGCATCACTTTCAACTATGTTGATAGGCATAGCTTAATGTGGCTGTTCATTAATGTAGCTAGAGTTTGTGGTAAATCTCTTAccaattttctttttggttttccgtGTAAATGCATGCTTGAGGGGATATCGTTATTAATGTGACTGTGATTTCGATTTGGACTAGTGGATTAACCTATGTTTAGGATAGAAATGAATTGAGTTAtaggttaaattttaaaagatttaaatctAACTTGCCTTTTGAATTAAGACTTAGATCTAATTGGTTTAATTAACTTGAATTTACCTATTTAAGTATTACAAattttttcaaggtccaattttacccttttttttaaaaaaaaattggtttaacTTAAAAATCTACTTAATAGTAagatttattgaataaattaaaaaaagtatttctaaAATAAGTTAGTAGACCTAAATTTATTAGTCAGCACAAGCCATGGCTGTCTCTCAAGGCAAATTAGTTGGTCACCTATGCCTATGACACGCAATCATCTAAaattcctaaaattattttaagcccttaaaaaatttattgttaaattattagaccataaattatattgtattGTTTGTtgttaattgattaataaaattatacaatttaaaGATAGAAAAATGCTAACAATACCCGACACATTCTTCTAAACATATTTCatcttattggttaaaatttgttaaaagttataaaattctaTAAGTTTCACatctcatttaatatttttctcttcttattttatagtttttaataaattttaatcaataaaaaatatgtttaaatgaGTGTCTTAATTACTAGTCATTCTCTTTATATAAATATGCATATAGATTTTGTTGTAAATCTTTTAAGAAATCTTAgctaatttaacaattatagaGATTTTATATTTggcaggaatttaaaaaaaatgactattgaaataaatataaagtcTAAATTCCATGAAAATGTAGAGTTCAACATCAAGACAAGAAGCAAAATATTCATTGGGACCGTCGAAATCTCAATTAAAATCTTGTGACACATGTTTTAATGTGCTTACATGTAGGAATATCGACActtattaggaaaaaaataataatagcaaGAGATTATAAGAATCGAAATTCAGTCACAAGACGTtgcaatacaaattaaaatattagtagACTCAggagttataacttataagttggtttaataaaaattaataactaatattacccataaaaaaattataatagctTCTTATGCACTCATGCTGAAGCTTAGTCGAACAATTGTGTTCATGATTGTTAATGATTTCTGCTTctctttaaacttatttttcttcagGTCAGTCTAAAGCCAAAATTACTTGAGAGGAAAATAGATTCAACAGGCAACTGATGATAGGATAGGAGAGCTTGACACCATGAAATCATCATGCTACTCTGATTACCCTTTTTTCTTCCCATGAATTAGTACGTTGcttgaagaaattaattaagcTGTACTTATGTATTATGACAAATCATGTATTTATATACACTCTTTCTTTACATGATTGTTAACTTTGGAGTAAAGCTACATATGCAACTGAAAAATGTTGCTTTTACAAAGGTAAACAAATTAATGCGTAGATTAATTAGTATATTCTAGaacatgtaaataaataaaaataaggaatTTGTTGTTATGATtaactctaattttaatttatttatattagttacaTGGACCAAAATTTCACATTAATAAAAAAGGTAACATGaaccaaaatattttatatatttattatatttttatataaactgttagttaaaataatttctttagtatattaattttttaggcaagatgatatataaacacttaaatcaaaattattttagacaATATAAGACTTTACCTTTTGAAATacccttaaaaaaaacacaacacctCTAAACCTACTTCATGAGATTATACTTTAGCTGGAATAGGGGTATATAGTTTATATCAGTTTAagtttaacattttattttatttctactaTTAAATTGTAGAATCAGAATAACATTTTCAACAATAGTATCTGTTTAACCGCTTTCTTTTGCACAATGGCACCAACCGGTACCTAAAAGCGGGAGCATATCTATTGGGTCATAATATACCAACttattcattttctcttcacAACGGTcactttatatttcattttgccTACCACAAAATTTTCTCAAGCTACAAGGTATTTTTTAGAACAGATATATTGTTGAATTGTTAAGGAATTTAAATTacgtttttattaatttagctgtaattaaattgtgatcaaacatgaaataattcaatatatttcaatatcatataatattaataataaattaagataaaattaagaaaggtaaaatgttaaattagaataaaactATCATATTATATgccttataaaataatttttaataatattaaactaaataattataatttataagcgAGTCTCATATGTGAACTTTTATATTGTCTCATtggttgaaaatattttctgataaaataaaaatataaaaaattacaaaagaaaaaataaataaataaccctCTTTAAACTAGTTCTTTATATCTAAGTTTATATTGATTTTGGAttacttgattttttaaattaatttgatcgAACACTTAAGtagtttttatcaatttttcagTTGAATTGATgagtctgatttttttttttttttcaatctgtGTTATGGGACATCAGGTAGCATGATTAATTTTAGACACATGTACTTCGAATAAGATTCGAATTTCGAACTCCGAGCCAAAGTGTTCCACATGTACTTAGAACATTTATGCATATCATGACTCATTTTAATATAGCTATTAAATTacgaaattaaatgaaaatatttactagacttatttttttcaattaattaatcataattcataaaagGGCACTTTTGTATTTGTAGGATGAAGATGTTCCCACCACTAACATGAGCAACTTATTCCCTGCTCGGTTTGAGAAAAGGGAAAAAGTATTCTAAAGCTAAGGTAAAAGTGTAATATGTATCTAGCATTATGGGGCAAGTGGGATCCACAAACTAAACAACTGGATGATAATTATATTCTCAACCTTCTAAAGTTACAGATTTCTTTTCGCCTGGGCCTATTATAAAAAACTTCACTTCACTTCATATTTCATTCACGAAacagtttaaaattaatgaaaacaaaataaatattctgCAGCCAATCATGTAGTGCAATTATTTGAAAGATCTTTTCTTCTTCAGGCCAAAATTGTTAAtcgttataataatttataaaatttgtaaatagttaagaaattaGAAAACTTGATCTATTtcgtatttttattttggagtGGTAAAAAAAGAAGTGAGATATAGCGTGAAAGATATACGcttgatatataataaaagttaccatatactttatttattattattaatcacAATTTATGATGTActcagaataattttttttggtccaACATCTTTGTGTCTAATTACTTGAATACTTATGAAGGACACAGTGGGAGGCATATAGATTAGAGAAGATTAAAGAGAAGGATAAGTAACTGTGCGCAAACACGTCCACTATCATCTACCTCTCATGGCTTCCTAAGCATATACGTAAAAATCCATCATTTCCACACCTTTCAAGTAGCATCTAGTTGATATCTATGGGTCACTTTGTGTATGTGGGACTAGTTTTGCCTGTGTGCTTGAGAACGCGTGTGAGACACAAGAGAAGCAAAAGGGAATGGAACTCGTTAAGGGTCAACGAATTAGCATATTACTTGTTAAGAAACAAGTAAAAGGGtttgaaattattatatgaGAGGAAAGGACCCAATGATCAAGTTTTTTAGTGTATACCATAGGTTAGGGTATATGATGATATAAAACCTATTGCCATGTTTGACTAacaatgatggccaaaggttatGTAAGGAggctttctttatttttttaattttatttgtcagatgattttttcttttggtggtttaGATGACATATATTTTGTATTCGAAAGAATCTTATTagaattggataaaattattataaatatgataaaattctcacttcaaaatatttaacataattatatatttaaaaccatagattaatacttttttttttcaacaggaGTAGTAGACGTTCACCCACTTCAGGATTCCCTCCCACTATTGTTATATTTTGTCATCCCCTAAAAAGGGGAGGgttctataattatttaaatttttgggaAAAGCTTAAAACCATCAACTAGCATTTCTCTTTATGGTAATGCAAAGGAATGCTAGTGCTCATAGGTTCTGTGAATGCGGCAACATAGGAGGCAAGGCGAGGGTGTTGGAACTACCCTTTTCATGATTGTGATTCTGATAGAATGTGATTTTACTTACCTTCAACTTCCTTTACCTCACCGTGATGAGAAGATGCCACATGTCGCCAAAAACTAATGGTTGCACCGAATGGTGATGAAGCACGAGGTTGTGACTTGTGGAGGTGCTTCAGTTATCAGGGTCAACTTGGATAGATCACACTGCAGTTGATCTTGACATGCAGGGACCCAACGATTTCTTGGACAATAGAACTTACAATATTGCCTTTTTTATGTGCCTGATTTTTTGACCTTTTCTTACTTCGGCACAAGTACTTCTAGACAAAATTGTATTTGTCCCAGTGATAACTTGTAAGTTAGTTTGGAGTTTAGACCCATCAAGCTTGTTTCTCTTGTTTGGATTTtccacttaaaatttaacggatcAATTGAAAAGGAGATGCAACCAGCTGGTTCAGTGCATAAGATAAAAAGTGGGCAATAAGTGGGCTAGGACTGCTGCCACCATATAATGCACAGTTCAAGTATAGACCACATATATAAATGCACAGTTAAAGTATTTGTGGGGGATATTAATGGATTTTGCCTGAGGTACACTAGTCCAGTTTGTATATTTCCCTAGCCGACAGTACCACGGACCAATGAAAAAGActtgaaattttcaattttatttttttaaagtggaGCCCTGTGACTGTTTTATATTCCAAAATTTAGAACTacctaaaaaagaaagaaagaaagaaagaaagaggcaGCTTGCTTTCTTTCCCACATTTTCTACACGTCTCTTTTAAGTTGGATTCATCTTGCTTGGTTGGTTTGGCAATGAGTACGATGTACAGGCATACTCCAATTTGCTCAGAAGATTTTGGCATTTTAATGTACAGTAACTTTGAACCCAATGCATATTTGGCAGGCATAGACCCACACTGTGGATTGTTAAGTGTCAGTGCACTCATCTCTGGCTTGATGGCCTTTAACTGTAAATGCGGTGGCTGCGGCGGCGAGGGCATGCATACTCAATAACAGCTCACTGGTCACAGATGTAATTATGCTGTTACGGCGGAAGTTAGATACTGAGCAGTTATAGTATATAACAGACGAAGCCGAAATTCAGGGGCTGGAAAAGTGGTTCCAAGTGTCACAGCTGTCACTcagatttatttaataaaatactaGTAGGATGAAAATGACAATATCCCAGTAATAGGAAAAGTAAGAAAAACCAAAGACATGAAATCACTTGTTATTTTCCACAACTTCAATTTTCTACAAGCATGAAAAGGATTCATCTTGCCCAGGAACAAGAAATGTTACACCCAGGTAGTAGAGTATTTACAACCAAAGACATGGTCCACAGACTCATCAATTTGGGTCTAATCAGTTTCCTTGAGCTTCTCACTGAGCTCCAATTTCTTTACAttcagaaaaaaagaaacaacagCTTGGTAAGACATAAAGCTAAATCAGCTATCCAAATTTCCTGGTAATTTGGTGCTAAAAGAATCATTGAAACAACTAGTCTCATCAGCATATCAGATTGCACAAATCATTAAACCTTGCCCGAGAGATGTTGGTAAAAGGAAATACTCGGAAATTGCCATTCCCAATACAGGTCATTGTCAGCTGAGCATTGCTCACCATTGTCTGCAGTTATAGCACATAGCCAGCATTAGTATGAACTATGAAGCATTACTTTTCAGGAAATAATAATAGCTTCAATTAAACTTAATACGGTCAATGCCCATTGGGCGGTgacttttatatttaatattgggTCACCGGTAAATAATAAATAGCTAGTTCATTGCCAAAAGTTCGACTCAGCAAGTCTATGTTAGTGAGTTGGCATTCCCTTTTGGTTTAATTCTATTTAACTAACTTTTTTGCAGTATGTGATCACCTAGCAATAatgtaaacaaaccaacaatTGACTTGTCTTCACAGTAAGAAATTGGCAAATAATGCCAAAATTATTTCGGAATTCCGTTTATAAGaattcatattcatattattGTTGATACGAAGTTGTAACAGAGAATTCATCTAAGTGATAGATATTTTAtttgtgaatttttaatttgagaaaTGCCAGAAGTAAGCTGTATATACCTCACAAGAGGTTTCTGTGTCTTTGCAGTGCCAGCTTGTAAAAGGGATACAGTCGACATATGGACACCATGTGCAATAACTGCTGATGTTGATTCCATGAAGAACAGCCACAAGACAACCAGCCAATCTACGAAAAGAAGGGTTATCATCTAAAGATTTGACGCATGCCATAAAGCACGAGTTATAGAAGACAGCTAGCCatgcaaattaaaataaattaatgaataaaaacaaGAGGAAAAAACAACATACAAAAGGCTGAAGAGGATAAGAGAAACAATCCTGAGAACTGGTCTGTCCAGCTTTTCCTTCAACTTTAACTTGACGTAACTTTTGACCCCATAATCAATCAGGCCTCCTTTATTTGGAGCTACAGGTTGGATCTGAGGGCATAGTAAAAAAACAGATCCAAGAAGGAATCCTGATATGAAACCTCCCATGCTTGCAAAATTGTCTACATAAGGCAGAAAACCAAGGACGAAGTTGCACACAAAGACAAAGACTAATGATGCTATTGCTGAAATCTGCATCCAATTAACCAAGAAAATTAATCAATACTCAAGCAGAACAGTGAGAAAAGGCAACAAGAGGAAGAAGAGATGCACCTTATTGGAATGGAATTTCCAGTTCCAAACAAGTTCCGAAAGCAATGTTCCCAGTAATCCATATAAAGCACCGGAAGCACCAACAGCGGGGATGTTTTGGAGAAAAAGAGAAGCCACCAAGGAACCCACAAAGGCAGACAATGCATAGATTATACCAATCCTTACTGTAAAACAAAAGGAAACGTTCACAAATTAGAACATAATGAAACCATTTcagaaatctttttttttttttttaaatacattttttaatttctacaattgttcttgattttggTTTTACTCGGTACATTTTAAACCTCTGGTTTAGAGTCTCTGTAGTTTCAGAACTATAAATTAAGAATTGATACCTGTAGCAAATAAAATCAATGCAACCACGATGATTGGgattaatttttaacaattgtaaaagtatatatacttacaattaagttttgaaatataagaattaaaactaaaatttaagaattaataaCCACGATACGAGTTGAATTTTTTAGACAatgtttgtataaaaaattttacaccAACAaccaaaaattagaaaacatcTTAAATGAGTTTTAAAGTATTATAAAAGTGAATCATCTTACCGTACATGTCAAATGTCAATTTATGATGAGATAAAAGTGTAAATGAGTTCTTCTAATTAGAGATTAATTTCTCTGTTATAAAAGTTTTTACACTTTCTACTAACTAGAAATAATACTGGTATGATTTTGATTGAATAACAGTATTATGCAGGACGCGATTTGT encodes the following:
- the LOC114410473 gene encoding RHOMBOID-like protein 8 gives rise to the protein MAECIDVKLSPAPDQRIPLMRSRRGRRRGDTWVVSVFVIIQIGVFIATMLVNDCWNNSHGDCVLQPLGRFSFQPLPENPLLGPSQSKLDEMGALRWNLLTEHHQTWRLFTFPFLHAGLFHLLLNLSSVIYVGVNLEHHFGPIRIGIIYALSAFVGSLVASLFLQNIPAVGASGALYGLLGTLLSELVWNWKFHSNKISAIASLVFVFVCNFVLGFLPYVDNFASMGGFISGFLLGSVFLLCPQIQPVAPNKGGLIDYGVKSYVKLKLKEKLDRPVLRIVSLILFSLLLAGCLVAVLHGINISSYCTWCPYVDCIPFTSWHCKDTETSCETMVSNAQLTMTCIGNGNFRVFPFTNISRARFNDLCNLIC